Proteins from a single region of Lampris incognitus isolate fLamInc1 chromosome 16, fLamInc1.hap2, whole genome shotgun sequence:
- the cmpk2 gene encoding UMP-CMP kinase 2, mitochondrial, producing the protein MATRVMSVFGQWSSRVFSVELNGTSAPLYFALRGDQPRGEVPGLFSTVQRNERCYGLLVCRGDRIQRAKSYWVLRDKLLTELPSQCELLPMSSFLPKVKDSLLKGYFVKDASDCTSLTERVLKDLVQDDLVLVCSYQPGADGAVWSQHAWPRKERRPGLADQYHVVQSAAPDYHPSTLNIVNSDVFYSFEEAYQVLSECGHIIPESRAVLALADQRREARHKPDFPVIVIEGLDATGKTTLTESLREALGATLLRSPPQCLSPWRAAFDREPPLIRRAFYALGNYITAEQIGQEALLAPVIVDRYWHSTAAYAIATAVSGPICNLPPKGSEVYCWPRDLLQPGLVVLLTLDPEERRKRLRDRGQGQTEEEQKLNDSKLFRLRVEEAYRSMSGPSCVTVDASPTADQVLQKVLLLIRDKWHL; encoded by the exons ATGGCAACGCGCGTCATGTCTGTCTTTGGTCAGTGGTCCTCTCGTGTTTTCTCCGTGGAGCTCAACGGGACATCTGCACCGCTCTACTTTGCCCTGCGAGGAGACCAACCCCGGGGAGAAGTGCCAGGGCTGTTCAGCACCGTGCAGAGGAATGAACGGTGTTACGGGCTGCTCGTCTGTCGCGGTGACAGGATCCAAAGAGCCAAGTCGTATTGGGTACTCAGGGACAAACTGTTGACGGAGTTGCCTTCGCAATGTGAGCTTTTGCCAATGTCGTCGTTTCTGCCCAAAGTGAAAGACTCTCTTCTTAAGGGGTATTTCGTGAAGGACGCATCTGACTGCACCTCCCTGACAGAACGAGTTTTGAAGGATTTAGTACAGGACGACCTCGTGTTAGTGTGCTCCTACCAGCCGGGCGCAGACGGCGCTGTGTGGTCACAACACGCATGGCCACGCAAAGAGAGACGGCCTGGACTGGCCGATCAATACCACGTGGTACAATCTGCTGCTCCGGATTACCACCCATCCACTCTCAACATCGTTAACTCAGATGTTTTCTACAGTTTCGAGGAAGCCTATCAAGTTCTCAGTGAG TGTGGTCACATCATACCGGAGTCTCGGGCAGTACTGGCACTGGCAGACCAGAGACGGGAGGCGAGACACAAACCAGACTTCCCTGTTATTGTCATAGAAGGACTGGATGCCACAG GTAAAACCACCCTAACTGAGTCTCTCAGGGAGGCTCTGGGGGCCACTCTGCTACGCTCTCCACCTCAGTGCCTGTCCCCCTGGAGGGCTGCCTTTGATCGGGAGCCACCACTCATTCGAAGGGCCTTCTACGCCCTGGGGAACTACATCACAGCAGAACAAATAGGCCAGGAGGCCCTGCTGGCTCCTGTCATCGTTGACAG ATATTGGCACAGCACAGCAGCCTATGCCATTGCCACAGCAGTGAGTGGCCCAATCTGTAACCTACCACCGAAAGGTTCAGAGGTGTACTGCTGGCCAAGGGACCTGCTGCAGCCTGGCCTGGTGGTCCTGCTCACTCTGGACCCTGAAGAAAGAAGGAAGCGGTTGAGGGACAGAGGTCAAGGTCAGACTGAGGAGGAGCAGAAACTAAACGACAGCAAGCTTTTCAGACTCAG AGTGGAAGAGGCTTACCGGAGTATGAGTGGCCCATCTTGCGTCACTGTGGATGCTAGCCCTACTGCAGACCAAGTGCTCCAAAAAGTGCTGCTTTTAATTAGAGACAAATGGCACTTGTAA